tacttgttggatagatcctgggtttttggggtttgaatcacgtagtaatgtggtaccacacagtaacagtcaattaaacctggattcgatccacattttataggatatcaccggttaggtctgggttaggtctgggttatgcccgcatctggtacatgattttgccttgttcgcatgcttgttggatagatcctgggttttttcctgtttgaatcacgcagtaatgtggtactacattgaaacagtcaattaaacctggtttcgatccacattttagaggataacaccggttaggtctgggttagatctgggttattcccgcatctcgctcatgattctgcctttttcgcatacttgttggccagatcctgggttttttcctgtatgaatcacgcagtaatgtggtactacattgaaacagtcaattaaacctggtttcgatcaatattttagaggataaaaccggttaggtctggattatgcccgcctctggtacatgattttgccttgttcgcatgcttgttggatagatcctgggttttttcctgtttgaatcacgcagtaatgtggtactacattgaaacagtcaattaaacctggtttcgatcaatattttagaggataacaacggttaggtctggattaggtctgtgtgatacccgcatctggctcatgattttacctttttcgcatacttgttggccagatactggcggttttcctgtttgaatcacgttgtaatgtggtaccacactgaagcagtcaattaaacctggtttcgatcaatattttagaggataacaccggttaggtctgggttaggtctgggttatgcccccaactggctcatgattttgcttttttcctatacttgttggctagatcttgtgttttttcgggtttgaatcacgtagtaatgtggtaccacactaaagctgtcaattaaacccggtttcgttcattatttttttttaattctacataagcaatttaatttttatatgtatacagggtgttcggccacccctgggaaaaattttaatggaagattctagaggccaaaataagacgaaaatcaaaaataccaatttgttgatggaggcttcgttaaaaaaatatgaacaattaaattaaaaaattttaaatggttttggaaaaattattttcgtttgcgggggtcaattacaatcattttgtatgaatacacatatcccgaaaatcctaccctccttcgagaaaaaaattcgggtaggtggtaaaatttctcggcggaaaaaaaaatttttcaaatcgttctaaaaaaattatttcccacTAGCATGCCCCATCTGGGCTGCGCCCGAGATGGTAGCGTTACACAACAGATACCAGGCGCTTTTTCGTTCCATTTTTTGGCTAAGTAATTGCGGCAAGTATGATCCATCGCTCCTACTTTAACTTCTCGTAAATTAAGATAGTCAATTCCTGGATCATATTTGAAAGCAAACCTTACGGTAATTTTTACTTTTATGAGCCCATGATTAACAACATTCCGCGTTGCTCGGCGTGTAGGTTTGATACGTCGAGCAGAAACGGATAATCTTGATAAGTTTGATCGCATTCGTGGCATAGTAACATCAAAATCAAAACAGACTTCAAAAGAGACTGTAGATAAATTTGCAAAAGCAATTTATGATTTCTCTCGCGAGGAAGCGCTCGAGAAGCTTCGCCACCTGGCGGTAACAACGCGGTACTGCTACGAGCGAGGTATCGCGCGGGCCGAATATGCGCATGCGCGTGCAAGTTGACTGTCGTATACAGGAGTCACGTGGTCTGCCAAACAGTCGTACACATGAAATCTTTGCATATAAATTATATGTTAATAACGCGCTTCTGAGACATGCTACATAGCCTATGTCCGTCCTAGAGTATGCAGGCATAACGTGTCAAAATTTGAGAAAGATCGGCTCAATAGGTCTTGAGTTGCACGCGAACATAAAAATCGGCTCtctctttatacagggtgtcccgtaaatagtgtaagagccggaaatgtggggtagctgagacgattctgaacaacaatttcctttgcaaaaatgtctgatggagcttcgtttttgaattattaacgaaaaacactgacgaatcacggcgcttgcctgccgcgcgctcagggccgtccgaactaagagagccaccgtgtcgggtaggtagcaagatgtgcatcggagatacgtcgaggaacgaatacaaataattaaaaatactaccactgcaactgttacctctgcggattggataaatcagccagctaaatcgaatttattaattatttatattcgctgtttccaaggaagaaggaataaaatgtgggaagatgctctcggaatttttaggaaattaattcttcgcacctgaatgacgcttctcgccagtatgtgttaaaattaaaataagaattattttcagaaaattaaaataaatacggtaagaaccatttgtaatcgtttgttattaaaaactgtactggaaaagcaggctggatttgtgcgtaccgaaacattcttcgcatgcaaggggttaatagagaattaattgaaattcgccttacccatttacttgcaagttgcaatagagccggttagtgcacccctgtcaatcatggaaaggtcgaagaccccaataaaaatcagctgatgggacggcccggtcactgcactcgcttcttaccccgaaaacacttcacagcacagtcactagcacttttcacttttacattttcggggtaagaagcgggtgcagtgaccgggccgtcccatcagctgatttttattggggtcttcgacctttccgtgatcgacaggagtgcactaaccgggccttattgtcggcgcagcagagcaacttgctagtaaatgggtaagtcgaatttcaattatttctctattaaagcctttgcattcgaggaatgtttcggtatgcacaaatccagtctgcttttccagtacagtttttaataacaaacgattacaaatggttcttaccgtatttattttaattttctgaaaataattcttattttaattttaacatactctggcgagaagcgttactcaggtgcgaagaattaatttcctaaaaattccgagagcatcttcccacattttattccttcttccttggaaacagcgaatacaaataattaataaatttgatttagctggctgatttatccaatccgcagaggtaacagttgcggtggtagtatttttaattatttgtgttcgttcctcgacgtatctccgatgcacatcttgctacctacccgacacggtggctctcttagttcggacggccctgagcgcgcggcaggcaagcgccgtgattcgtcagtgtttttcgttaataattcaaaaacgaagctccatcagacatttttgcaaaggaaattgttgttcagaatcgtctcagctaccccacatttccggctcttacactatttacgggacaccctgtataatagtacTCGTGGCGTGCCTTCGGCACGCCCTCGCTGCTAGATCCTCCGGGCGGGTCGCCCTTACGGGCGGCGCACAATGCGCGCACCAGTGACATCACAACTTTTGAACGACTGGACTTTCGCATGGACAGAATTTCATGTCAACCAAATGATTTATTTCCTTGTATTAACTTTAAAATCACAATAAATCTCGAGGTGTTTTACTTACATTTCGATTTCTATTGCAAGATCGATGTTAAAGTAAACAATCAAAACAAAGAAATGTTTTGTTTCAATTGGTTTTCTGCTATGTCACCATTTTTTCATTGCAATGCTTTATGATACACTAcgttttttgttttgttttctgcCGCATAGACAAACAAAGCTGATGGTTTTCCAACGCGGGGACAGGCGACATACAATTGACCATGCGAGAAGCATGGATTTTCAAGATTAATGCCGCAAACACTCAATGCCTGCCCTTGTGATTTGTTTATTGTCATTGCGAATGCAAGCCGCACCGGAAATTGCAAGCGTTTAAAGTCGAATGGCATGTCGATCGGAATAATTGGGATGCGTGGTATCGAAACGTCTTCTCCTTTGTACTTTCCTGTAAGAATTGTTGCTTCGATGACGTTGTTCATCAGTTTCTTCACCGCAAGCCGAGTGTCATTACAAAGACGTGGTTGATTGATACTTCGCAACATCATGATTACCGATCCGACTTTCAATTGGAGATTATGCGGCGGCAATCCGGGCAATTCCAGCGAGTTTAAAAATTCGGTTGGATAGTTCACGACATCATCTTGGCTAGTAACGGAATCGACCGATTTGTACGTCATCAAGTCGCCAGCAATTTCAGTTTGAATCGTGATATTCAATTTGTCGACATCAATGTTTTTCGCAGCTAATATAGTGAACTTGCAAAAATTGACGGGGAATTGAATGCAGGCAGTCGAAATGTCAACGGGGATTTTGCCATTGCCAATGTCCAGCAATTGGTTTGAAAATACTTCTCCAAATTGGTCATTCAGTAACTTGACTCGCATGTTCATACTTAATTGGATGGTCATTACGTATTTCCACAAAACGGACGACTTCAAACATGCATTCAGTTCATCGGCTGGCGTTGACCTTGGAACCACttcaaaagaaatttagttgattGCGACACAATGTATGGTCAATATAATCAATTCTAAACAAATTTTATCGATTGCAACAcaataaagtaaaataaaaataagaataataTTGGAATTTTGTCGGAAACCAACAGAGTACACAAGAGGGCGAGGACAACAGGATGGGTAGGTTTAGCAAATGATACCATAAGGTCAATATGAGCCAATAATGGTGAATATCCGCGTCCGCGACGCATATTAATACCGCCCGCACACACCTTACATGCGAGAAACTTGTGCATCTGGCGGTGGCCGCGGTAGGTGACGCCGTCGTGGCCCTCTCGCGGCGGTTGCGGTGTGGGTAGTCTCATCTCTTCCCGAATTT
The Colletes latitarsis isolate SP2378_abdomen chromosome 14, iyColLati1, whole genome shotgun sequence DNA segment above includes these coding regions:
- the LOC143350247 gene encoding ATP-dependent DNA helicase Pif1-like, producing the protein MTIQLSMNMRVKLLNDQFGEVFSNQLLDIGNGKIPVDISTACIQFPVNFCKFTILAAKNIDVDKLNITIQTEIAGDLMTYKSVDSVTSQDDVVNYPTEFLNSLELPGLPPHNLQLKVGSVIMMLRSINQPRLCNDTRLAVKKLMNNVIEATILTGKYKGEDVSIPRIPIIPIDMPFDFKRLQFPVRLAFAMTINKSQGQALSVCGINLENPCFSHGQLYVACPRVGKPSALFVYAAENKTKNVVYHKALQ